A region from the Desulfitobacterium dehalogenans ATCC 51507 genome encodes:
- the hemL gene encoding glutamate-1-semialdehyde 2,1-aminomutase produces the protein MSFQDQRSKEAFVRANGVLPGGVNSPVRAFKSVGREPIFIAKGQGARLWDIDGNSYLDYVLSWGPLILGHAHPAVVDAIKAAAERGTSYGAPTEIETECAEEVLKAFPSMEMVRMVSSGTEATMSALRLARGVTGRNKIVKFEGCYHGHGDSLLIKAGSGALTFGVPTSPGVPSPIASETIVAQFNDLEGLKEIFEQCGEDIAGVIVEPVTGNMGVVLPQPGFLEGLRSLTREYGSLLIFDEVMTGFRVSYGGAQGRFQIDPDLTCLGKIIGGGLPVAAYGGKRKYMEQVAPSGPIYQAGTLSGNPLAMAAGLITLRLLQQDGVYEGLEEKTTRLAEGLKSIAQELGFPIWVNSVGAMFSAFFTNQPVVDFKSACSSDVELFGSFFRGMLERGVYLAPSQYEAVFLSSAHTDEDIDYTLEQARDVFKSLG, from the coding sequence TTGAGTTTTCAGGATCAACGAAGTAAGGAAGCTTTTGTCCGGGCCAATGGCGTCCTTCCAGGTGGAGTCAACTCTCCGGTAAGGGCTTTTAAATCCGTAGGGCGAGAGCCAATATTTATTGCCAAGGGACAGGGCGCGCGTCTATGGGATATTGATGGCAATTCCTATCTGGACTACGTTCTGTCCTGGGGGCCGCTGATTCTTGGTCATGCTCACCCGGCGGTAGTCGATGCTATTAAGGCTGCCGCAGAGCGAGGAACCAGTTATGGAGCGCCCACTGAGATCGAAACAGAATGTGCTGAAGAAGTGCTTAAAGCCTTCCCTTCTATGGAAATGGTCCGTATGGTCAGCTCCGGAACTGAGGCAACCATGAGTGCGCTGCGTTTAGCACGGGGAGTGACGGGACGTAACAAAATTGTTAAGTTTGAAGGGTGTTATCACGGCCATGGAGATTCCTTGCTGATCAAAGCGGGAAGTGGAGCATTGACCTTTGGGGTCCCTACTTCTCCGGGTGTACCCTCCCCTATCGCTTCAGAAACTATCGTTGCTCAATTTAACGACCTGGAAGGTCTAAAAGAGATTTTTGAGCAATGTGGGGAAGATATTGCCGGAGTAATCGTCGAGCCGGTTACCGGGAATATGGGAGTTGTTTTACCTCAACCGGGTTTTTTGGAGGGCTTGCGCTCACTGACCCGGGAATATGGCAGCTTACTTATCTTTGATGAGGTGATGACCGGCTTCCGGGTTAGTTATGGAGGGGCACAGGGCCGCTTCCAAATCGACCCGGATTTGACCTGCCTAGGTAAAATTATTGGAGGAGGTCTGCCTGTAGCAGCCTATGGCGGAAAAAGAAAGTACATGGAGCAGGTAGCTCCCAGCGGTCCTATTTATCAAGCGGGAACCTTATCCGGCAACCCGTTAGCCATGGCGGCAGGACTCATCACCTTAAGGCTCTTGCAGCAGGACGGGGTCTATGAGGGACTCGAAGAGAAAACCACCCGCTTAGCTGAAGGCTTGAAGTCCATTGCCCAAGAATTAGGGTTCCCCATTTGGGTCAACTCCGTCGGAGCCATGTTCTCTGCGTTCTTTACCAATCAACCTGTCGTGGACTTTAAGAGTGCCTGCTCTTCTGATGTTGAACTTTTTGGGTCATTCTTCAGAGGAATGCTGGAGCGAGGGGTCTACTTAGCTCCCAGTCAATATGAAGCGGTATTCCTTTCTTCCGCTCATACTGATGAAGATATTGACTATACCTTAGAACAAGCCAGGGATGTATTTAAATCCTTGGGCTAA
- a CDS encoding tetraprenyl-beta-curcumene synthase family protein: MDIAKEVSNPQLIYSFVRTIFPEVKAQLSFWEQKAGRCPDRVLRDQALSSIAHKEFHCLGGSIYSLYPGVRISEVIEFVVAYQTISDYLDNLVDALEIQDEQAFRQLHLAMTEALDAGTQCSDYYAYYPYHEDGGYLVELVQTCQRRVQKLPSYGVIRPFMMELAELYSMLQVTKHLHPAEREKKMLSWLDKVITKYPGLSAWELAAATGSTLGTFCLFGMAYDPRLTENEAKKTKEAYFPWITGLHILLDYFIDLEEDRKTNQLNFVEYYGSKEEQQERLLLFVETALNRARSLKYPNFHEAIIRGLLAMYLSDQKGKSGDCGQVTQELIRAGGRPVKVLYWICLQLRKKGRL; the protein is encoded by the coding sequence GTGGATATTGCCAAAGAAGTTTCTAATCCCCAATTGATTTATTCCTTTGTCAGGACCATATTTCCGGAGGTAAAGGCTCAGCTGAGCTTCTGGGAACAGAAAGCAGGTCGATGTCCCGACCGGGTACTTAGAGATCAAGCCCTGTCCAGTATAGCGCACAAAGAATTCCACTGTTTAGGAGGCAGCATTTATTCCCTGTATCCCGGTGTCAGGATTTCTGAGGTTATTGAGTTTGTGGTGGCGTATCAGACCATAAGCGATTATCTGGATAATCTGGTGGATGCTCTGGAGATTCAGGATGAACAAGCTTTTCGACAGCTCCATCTGGCCATGACTGAGGCTCTGGATGCAGGAACTCAGTGTTCCGACTATTATGCTTATTACCCCTATCATGAAGACGGGGGCTATTTAGTTGAATTGGTGCAGACATGTCAGAGAAGGGTTCAAAAATTGCCTTCCTACGGAGTGATTCGTCCTTTCATGATGGAACTGGCAGAGCTTTACTCGATGCTCCAAGTCACCAAACATTTGCATCCTGCTGAGCGTGAAAAGAAGATGTTATCCTGGTTAGATAAAGTAATCACCAAGTATCCGGGACTATCCGCCTGGGAGCTGGCAGCCGCTACGGGATCTACGCTGGGGACCTTTTGCCTTTTTGGCATGGCCTATGATCCTCGGCTTACGGAGAACGAGGCGAAAAAGACCAAAGAGGCCTATTTCCCATGGATTACGGGATTACATATTCTTTTGGATTATTTTATAGATCTTGAAGAAGATAGAAAGACCAACCAATTGAATTTTGTGGAGTATTATGGTTCAAAAGAAGAGCAGCAGGAACGGCTGCTGCTCTTCGTGGAGACTGCTCTTAATCGGGCCAGGTCTTTAAAATACCCTAACTTCCATGAAGCTATTATCAGAGGCTTATTGGCTATGTACCTATCCGACCAAAAAGGGAAATCCGGAGATTGCGGTCAAGTGACTCAGGAGCTAATAAGGGCGGGGGGAAGGCCTGTTAAGGTTCTGTATTGGATATGTCTTCAGCTAAGAAAAAAAGGTAGACTATGA
- a CDS encoding polyprenyl synthetase family protein, translating to MASLDMAPITIKSSNLELLTGEEVQSSNPVISFPELLIVEDRLRESFLKAGHTIKDSCLLLLASGGKRLRPLLTLQSAQCFGPLNSAALDAAVAAELIHMASLIHDDVIDHSDRRRGVPTINSQEGNQVAVLAGDYVFAEAFRILSNKHLLTSMSYLVDAIQSMCDGEVEQAEQRYNLTVEPSQYFKRIAQKTGILLASCCCSGAASVGASQDAIEALGHYGMNLGYAYQIIDDILDFTGNPQVTGKPVAADLANGYITLPVIYLLDKPLYGPWARDILQTRNLSPADVQKIIQALISSEALDEAFATALHCAQTAIQALNSLPPSPSKTFLIKLTHTILYRNS from the coding sequence ATGGCTTCTCTGGATATGGCCCCCATCACGATAAAATCTTCAAACCTTGAATTATTAACGGGAGAAGAAGTCCAATCTTCGAACCCCGTTATTTCTTTTCCCGAATTGCTCATTGTTGAAGATCGGCTTCGGGAATCTTTCCTGAAGGCCGGTCACACCATCAAGGACTCCTGTCTCCTGCTCCTGGCCTCGGGAGGAAAACGATTGAGACCCCTTTTGACACTACAAAGTGCCCAGTGTTTTGGCCCTCTCAATTCGGCAGCACTTGATGCTGCGGTAGCCGCAGAATTAATTCATATGGCTTCTCTGATTCATGATGACGTCATCGATCACTCGGATCGGCGGCGAGGTGTCCCGACGATCAATTCTCAAGAAGGGAATCAGGTTGCAGTTTTGGCCGGGGACTATGTATTTGCCGAGGCCTTTCGCATCTTATCCAATAAACATCTCCTTACGAGTATGTCCTATCTGGTAGACGCCATCCAATCCATGTGTGATGGTGAAGTAGAGCAGGCTGAACAACGCTATAACTTAACGGTTGAACCCAGCCAATATTTTAAACGGATTGCCCAAAAGACAGGAATTCTTCTGGCAAGCTGCTGTTGCTCCGGCGCGGCCAGTGTGGGAGCATCCCAGGATGCCATCGAAGCCCTCGGTCATTATGGCATGAATCTCGGTTATGCTTATCAGATTATTGACGACATACTGGACTTCACTGGAAATCCCCAAGTAACAGGTAAACCCGTAGCCGCAGATCTGGCCAATGGTTATATTACTTTACCCGTCATCTATCTTTTAGACAAGCCCCTCTATGGACCTTGGGCTAGAGATATCCTGCAAACCCGAAATTTATCCCCTGCGGATGTTCAGAAAATTATTCAGGCTCTTATTTCCTCGGAGGCTCTGGATGAAGCCTTTGCCACCGCCTTGCATTGCGCCCAAACTGCCATTCAGGCTTTGAACTCCCTTCCCCCTTCACCATCCAAGACCTTCCTTATAAAGCTCACCCATACTATCCTTTACCGCAATTCATAG
- the tatA gene encoding twin-arginine translocase TatA/TatE family subunit has translation MLVTFGMVTPTVMIIVLIIALVLFGPGKLPELGKALGRGISEFKSATNGEEKEEKKEVES, from the coding sequence ATGTTAGTAACATTTGGTATGGTAACCCCAACTGTAATGATCATTGTTTTAATTATTGCATTGGTTCTTTTCGGGCCTGGTAAACTTCCCGAGCTCGGCAAGGCTTTAGGACGAGGAATTTCTGAATTCAAATCAGCAACCAATGGTGAAGAGAAGGAAGAAAAGAAAGAAGTTGAAAGCTAA
- the hemB gene encoding porphobilinogen synthase, with product MQLIRRPRRLRSSETIRKMVREHHVRVEDLIYPMFVMFGEKKKIPVSSMPGVYNYSLDEYVVALKDVVEAGIPAVLLFGLPESKDEIGTGAYDRHGIVQEAVRLTKKHYPDLYVITDVCLCEYTDHGHCGVIQDGQVLNDPTLKLLAQTAVSHAEAGADMVAPSDMMDGRVGAIREALDEAGYTQLPIMSYAAKFASAFYGPFREAAGSTPQFGDRRTYQMDPANGNEAMLETDLDIQEGADMLIIKPALAYGDITYRTKEQFGLPIAAYNVSGEYAMVKAAAEKGWIDEKRVVMESLVSMKRAGADLIITYHALDAARWIKEEQS from the coding sequence ATGCAACTCATCAGACGTCCCCGAAGATTAAGAAGCAGTGAAACCATACGCAAGATGGTCCGGGAGCATCATGTCCGGGTTGAGGATCTGATCTATCCCATGTTTGTTATGTTTGGGGAGAAGAAAAAGATCCCCGTTTCCTCTATGCCTGGAGTTTATAACTACTCTTTGGATGAGTATGTCGTGGCCTTAAAGGATGTAGTGGAGGCTGGAATTCCTGCAGTTTTACTCTTTGGACTACCTGAGTCCAAGGATGAAATAGGAACCGGTGCCTATGACCGCCACGGCATTGTCCAGGAAGCGGTACGCTTGACGAAAAAACATTATCCGGATCTTTATGTGATTACCGACGTTTGCCTCTGTGAATACACGGACCATGGACATTGCGGAGTCATTCAGGATGGGCAGGTTCTCAATGATCCTACCCTGAAATTGCTGGCTCAGACGGCGGTTTCCCACGCTGAAGCCGGAGCGGATATGGTGGCACCCTCAGATATGATGGATGGCCGGGTAGGGGCGATCCGGGAAGCTTTGGATGAAGCAGGCTATACTCAACTTCCAATTATGTCCTATGCGGCTAAATTCGCCTCTGCTTTCTATGGACCCTTTCGTGAGGCTGCCGGTTCGACCCCCCAATTCGGGGACCGTCGCACTTATCAGATGGACCCTGCCAATGGCAATGAAGCCATGCTTGAGACCGACCTTGATATCCAGGAGGGGGCTGATATGCTTATCATCAAGCCTGCTCTGGCCTATGGGGATATCACGTATCGGACCAAGGAGCAATTCGGGCTGCCCATAGCCGCTTATAATGTCAGTGGCGAGTACGCCATGGTCAAAGCGGCTGCAGAAAAGGGCTGGATTGATGAAAAACGGGTGGTCATGGAGAGCCTGGTCAGCATGAAACGAGCCGGAGCGGATCTCATTATTACTTACCACGCCTTAGATGCAGCACGCTGGATAAAGGAGGAACAATCATGA
- a CDS encoding SDH family Clp fold serine proteinase, producing MDKDERLHYLDSLEKLRGSKVLVYFAYTPLDDSILVPLYEQLKAIGHTEKIDLLLHSYGGAVDTPYKVVMLIREFCNEFGVIVPFVAKSAASMLVLGADEVVMGPVSELGPIDPLIKHPLYKDLWVPVQAIRYCIDYLQRSIEDNPNPELVTGIITPMINKLDPWLIGDYEKALKASHQYAEALLSRYMLKDNPELVPVVTRALTEGYFSHGYPIGRQEAKELGLRVTEAEDELWDVIWSLYRGYEELFSTSDSGERV from the coding sequence ATGGATAAGGATGAACGACTTCACTATTTAGACAGTCTGGAGAAATTAAGAGGCTCAAAGGTCCTAGTATACTTCGCTTATACGCCCCTCGATGATAGCATTCTTGTCCCCTTATACGAGCAGCTCAAAGCAATCGGGCATACAGAGAAAATTGATTTACTCTTGCACAGTTATGGTGGAGCAGTAGACACCCCCTATAAGGTTGTCATGCTGATTCGTGAGTTCTGCAACGAATTTGGCGTAATCGTCCCCTTTGTAGCCAAATCTGCAGCATCCATGTTAGTCCTTGGAGCAGATGAAGTTGTTATGGGACCCGTCTCGGAGCTGGGGCCCATTGATCCGCTGATTAAGCATCCTCTTTATAAGGACCTATGGGTTCCTGTTCAGGCGATTCGTTATTGCATCGATTATCTTCAGCGCTCCATCGAAGATAATCCCAACCCTGAACTGGTTACCGGCATCATAACTCCTATGATCAATAAACTTGACCCTTGGTTGATCGGAGATTACGAAAAAGCCTTGAAGGCATCTCATCAATACGCCGAAGCCCTGTTATCCCGCTATATGTTAAAGGACAATCCTGAGCTCGTTCCTGTGGTTACCCGGGCTCTGACGGAAGGTTATTTTTCCCATGGCTATCCAATTGGACGGCAGGAGGCGAAAGAGTTGGGGCTGCGGGTGACGGAAGCTGAGGATGAGCTTTGGGATGTAATTTGGAGCTTGTATCGGGGATATGAAGAACTTTTTAGCACTAGCGATAGTGGAGAGAGAGTCTGA
- the nirJ2 gene encoding putative heme d1 biosynthesis radical SAM protein NirJ2, with translation MIVSWNTTNACNMYCDHCYRDAGCKAEEELSTAEAKTLLEQIAKAGFKIMIFSGGEPLLRPDIVELVAHATSLGLRPVFGTNGTLITVDMARRLKEAGAMGMGISLDSLHIEKHNQFRKYPRAWEEAVQGMRNCREVGLPFQIHTTVMDWNRDELEAITDFAVAEGAVAHHFFFLVPTGRAVSIEEESLRAEEYEDALTRIMKKQQEVDIELKPTCAPQFMRIAKQMGVKTRFGRGCLAGTSYCIISPKGQVQPCAYLNIPLGDVRETPFDELWKTHPVLNELRTLDYKGGCGICGYKTICGGCRARAAYYEEGDFMAEEPWCLYHGRKGGK, from the coding sequence ATGATTGTATCTTGGAATACCACTAATGCCTGCAATATGTATTGTGATCATTGCTACCGTGATGCCGGCTGCAAGGCTGAAGAAGAGCTGAGCACTGCCGAAGCCAAGACACTCCTTGAACAGATTGCTAAGGCCGGATTTAAAATTATGATTTTTAGCGGCGGAGAGCCTCTCCTGCGCCCGGATATCGTGGAATTGGTAGCTCATGCCACCTCCTTGGGCTTGCGCCCGGTTTTCGGAACCAATGGGACTCTGATTACTGTGGATATGGCTCGCCGCTTGAAAGAAGCAGGGGCCATGGGGATGGGAATTTCCTTGGATTCCCTGCATATTGAAAAGCATAATCAGTTTCGCAAGTATCCCAGAGCCTGGGAAGAGGCAGTGCAGGGCATGCGTAATTGCCGGGAAGTGGGACTTCCTTTTCAGATTCATACCACAGTCATGGATTGGAATCGGGATGAGCTGGAAGCCATTACGGATTTTGCTGTAGCTGAGGGGGCGGTAGCCCATCATTTCTTTTTCCTGGTTCCCACTGGGCGGGCTGTATCCATTGAAGAAGAGTCCCTGCGGGCTGAGGAATATGAAGATGCCCTGACCCGTATCATGAAAAAGCAGCAAGAGGTTGATATAGAGCTTAAGCCGACCTGCGCTCCGCAGTTTATGCGGATTGCCAAGCAGATGGGTGTTAAGACCCGTTTCGGACGGGGATGCCTGGCCGGTACCTCCTACTGCATTATCAGTCCAAAGGGGCAGGTACAGCCTTGTGCCTACCTCAATATCCCCTTAGGGGATGTCCGGGAGACACCCTTTGATGAGCTTTGGAAGACTCACCCAGTTCTGAACGAATTGCGTACTTTGGATTATAAAGGGGGCTGCGGTATCTGCGGTTATAAAACCATCTGCGGCGGCTGCCGGGCCCGGGCTGCTTATTATGAAGAAGGAGATTTTATGGCAGAGGAGCCCTGGTGCCTTTATCACGGGCGTAAGGGGGGAAAATAA
- a CDS encoding AsnC family transcriptional regulator, translated as MDALDRALLNIVQTDFPITSRPYETLAGLTGSTEDEAWERIQSFRQEGIIRRLGGVFDSHRLGYKSTLCAAKVPEDKIQILADLLMDIPGVTHNYLRNHDYNIWFTLIATSQKEVEKVLTTIKGIIGTEEVYSLPALRLFKISVDFDFSPEDQEEDSRNLEEYECSSANPRGSQKLEPYPVDEADKLIIRELQGNIPESLTPYAEIAEKLAWQEERVLKQTQHLVNNQVIRRFGAVLRHQKAGFTANAMGVWQVPEEKAESLGKIMASFREVSHCYQRPTLKDWPYNLFTMIHARSQEECGEVMAKIAQATGIKDYAMLFSIKELKKSSMQYYMEEDD; from the coding sequence ATGGATGCTCTTGACCGGGCTCTGCTGAATATTGTTCAAACGGATTTTCCCATTACATCACGTCCCTACGAGACTTTAGCCGGCCTTACCGGAAGCACAGAGGATGAAGCCTGGGAAAGAATACAATCCTTTCGCCAAGAGGGAATTATCCGGCGCTTAGGTGGAGTCTTTGATTCCCATCGTTTGGGATATAAAAGTACCTTGTGCGCGGCTAAAGTGCCCGAGGATAAGATTCAGATTCTAGCCGATCTGCTTATGGATATTCCCGGAGTGACTCATAATTATTTGCGTAATCATGATTATAATATTTGGTTTACCCTTATCGCCACTTCCCAGAAGGAAGTGGAAAAGGTTCTAACCACCATCAAAGGGATCATTGGCACGGAAGAGGTGTATTCTCTGCCGGCTCTCCGTCTATTTAAAATCAGTGTGGATTTTGACTTTAGTCCGGAAGATCAGGAAGAGGATAGCCGCAATTTAGAAGAATATGAGTGTTCATCAGCTAATCCACGGGGTTCTCAAAAGTTAGAACCCTACCCGGTGGATGAAGCTGATAAATTAATCATACGGGAACTGCAGGGGAATATCCCTGAGTCCTTAACTCCCTATGCAGAGATTGCCGAAAAGCTGGCTTGGCAGGAGGAGCGGGTTCTTAAACAGACTCAGCATCTGGTTAACAACCAGGTGATTAGGCGTTTTGGAGCTGTTCTCCGTCATCAAAAAGCCGGATTTACCGCCAATGCCATGGGGGTTTGGCAGGTCCCCGAGGAAAAAGCCGAATCACTCGGCAAAATTATGGCATCCTTCCGAGAAGTGAGTCATTGTTATCAAAGACCTACCCTCAAAGATTGGCCATATAATCTCTTTACCATGATCCATGCCCGTTCCCAGGAGGAATGCGGTGAGGTGATGGCCAAGATCGCTCAAGCAACGGGAATCAAAGACTATGCCATGCTCTTTAGTATTAAAGAGTTAAAAAAGAGCAGTATGCAATACTATATGGAAGAAGACGATTAG